Proteins encoded within one genomic window of bacterium:
- a CDS encoding MFS transporter: protein MSARLPIHIKLSYGIGQVAEGVKNTAFSVFLLFYYNQVLGLPGALAGLALGLATVSDAITDPLLGSISDSFRHRWGRRHLFMYAAVLPLAVSFTLLFMPPAGLGPWGLFAWLLGGTMAVRGAMTLYGVPHMALGAELSTDYAERTAIVAYRNVFGFLGGVLVVVVGWGYFFRTQPGFPEGQLNAGQYPLFGICCGLAAAASVLCSALGTHARIPLLVQPRYASERLSIGRLFGEMREALANPSFRALFIGTVLLFITRGIEQGLGIYMATHFWLISPSEILRVQGAGLGGLFAGTILWVLVSRRVDKRPAFLAGVIVFSIFSLLPPLGKLLGWFPHHDSAGYVPLLATLAVIASLGAAAGLVTSGSMMADIADEHELDTGRRQEGIFFGALLFAVKATSGLGQFIAGWGLDLIDFPMRAAPGTVPSETTDALAILYGPGIAFLAVLSVIVLSRYRITTARHAEIVAALARRAELTATAARAGALPPRRDGAPAATPARADAGAPGER, encoded by the coding sequence ATGTCCGCGCGACTGCCGATCCACATCAAGCTCAGCTACGGCATCGGCCAGGTCGCCGAGGGCGTGAAGAACACCGCCTTCAGCGTCTTCCTGCTCTTCTACTACAACCAGGTGCTGGGCCTGCCGGGCGCGTTGGCGGGTCTGGCGCTCGGCCTGGCGACGGTCAGCGACGCCATCACCGACCCCCTGCTGGGCTCGATCTCCGACAGCTTCCGCCACCGCTGGGGGCGACGCCATCTCTTCATGTACGCGGCGGTGCTGCCGCTCGCCGTCAGCTTCACGCTGCTCTTCATGCCGCCCGCCGGTCTCGGTCCCTGGGGGCTGTTCGCCTGGCTGCTCGGCGGCACCATGGCGGTGCGCGGCGCGATGACGCTCTACGGCGTGCCGCACATGGCGCTCGGCGCCGAGCTGTCGACCGACTATGCCGAGCGCACGGCGATCGTCGCCTACCGCAACGTCTTCGGCTTCCTCGGCGGCGTGTTGGTGGTGGTGGTCGGCTGGGGCTACTTCTTCCGCACCCAGCCGGGGTTCCCGGAGGGACAGCTCAATGCCGGACAATACCCGCTGTTCGGCATCTGCTGCGGGCTCGCGGCGGCGGCCAGCGTGCTCTGCTCCGCGCTCGGCACCCACGCCCGCATCCCGCTGCTGGTGCAACCGCGGTACGCCAGCGAGCGGCTGTCGATCGGCCGCCTCTTCGGCGAGATGCGCGAAGCGCTGGCCAATCCCTCCTTCCGCGCCCTGTTCATCGGCACCGTGCTGCTGTTCATCACCCGCGGCATCGAGCAGGGGCTGGGGATCTACATGGCCACCCACTTCTGGCTGATCTCGCCGAGCGAGATCCTGCGCGTGCAGGGCGCGGGCCTGGGGGGCCTGTTCGCCGGCACGATCCTGTGGGTGCTGGTCTCGCGGCGGGTCGACAAGCGGCCGGCGTTCCTCGCCGGCGTCATCGTCTTTTCGATCTTCTCGCTGCTGCCGCCGCTCGGCAAGCTGCTCGGCTGGTTCCCGCACCACGACAGCGCCGGCTACGTGCCGCTGCTCGCGACCCTGGCGGTGATCGCCTCGCTCGGCGCCGCCGCCGGTCTGGTCACCTCGGGGTCGATGATGGCCGACATCGCCGACGAGCACGAGCTCGACACCGGCCGCCGCCAGGAGGGCATCTTCTTCGGCGCCCTCCTGTTCGCGGTGAAGGCGACCTCCGGCCTCGGGCAGTTCATCGCCGGCTGGGGGCTCGACCTGATCGACTTCCCGATGCGCGCCGCGCCCGGCACCGTGCCGAGCGAGACCACCGACGCGCTGGCGATCCTCTACGGCCCCGGCATCGCTTTCCTCGCCGTTCTCTCGGTGATCGTGCTCTCGCGCTACCGCATCACCACCGCCCGCCATGCCGAGATCGTCGCCGCGCTGGCGCGCCGCGCCGAGCTCACCGCGACCGCGGCGCGCGCCGGCGCGCTGCCGCCGCGGCGCGACGGCGCGCCGGCCGCGACACCGGCGCGCGCCGATGCCGGCGCGCCGGGCGAGCGATGA
- a CDS encoding rRNA pseudouridine synthase: MTDAPLERVAKLMAARGLCSRREAERLIDAGCVLLDGVPVAAQGAKAAADADIRVTDAGRRLLGGRSTVLLHKPLGIVSTQPEPGQTPAWRLVRAATRRGPIAPAVEQDLLADRQSLSVAGRLDRASRGLLVLTQDGTVARRIIGGQGVEKAYLVRTAAPATDGQVHKLNGPMRLDGQALLPMRVSRVDGDTLRFVLVEGRKHQIRRCARTVGLTVVDLFRVAVGPLALGDLPEGCWRLASEDELAALQRDGRVRPEPTRRGRGRGPAEGRGGSGRADARGSAAGRSGDRRKAPGRRQP, translated from the coding sequence ATGACGGACGCGCCGCTGGAGCGCGTCGCCAAGCTGATGGCGGCGCGCGGGTTGTGCAGCCGCCGCGAGGCCGAGCGCCTGATCGACGCCGGCTGCGTCCTGCTCGACGGCGTCCCGGTGGCGGCCCAGGGCGCCAAGGCGGCGGCGGACGCCGACATCCGGGTCACCGACGCCGGCCGCCGTCTCCTCGGCGGCCGCAGCACCGTCCTGCTGCACAAGCCGCTCGGCATCGTCAGCACCCAGCCCGAGCCCGGCCAGACCCCGGCCTGGCGACTGGTGCGCGCCGCTACCCGGCGCGGTCCGATCGCGCCCGCGGTCGAGCAGGACCTGCTCGCCGATCGGCAGTCGCTGTCGGTCGCCGGCCGGCTCGACCGCGCCAGCCGCGGCCTGCTCGTGCTCACCCAGGACGGCACCGTCGCCCGCCGCATCATCGGCGGCCAGGGGGTCGAGAAGGCCTACCTGGTGCGCACCGCCGCGCCGGCCACCGACGGGCAGGTGCACAAGCTCAACGGGCCGATGCGCCTCGACGGGCAGGCGCTGCTGCCGATGCGCGTCTCGCGCGTCGACGGCGACACGCTGCGCTTCGTGCTGGTCGAGGGCAGGAAGCACCAGATCCGGCGCTGCGCGCGCACCGTCGGCCTGACGGTGGTCGATCTCTTCCGCGTCGCCGTCGGGCCGCTGGCGCTCGGCGACCTGCCGGAGGGATGCTGGCGGCTGGCGTCGGAGGACGAGCTGGCGGCGTTGCAGCGCGACGGGCGGGTGCGGCCGGAGCCGACGCGGCGCGGGCGGGGGCGCGGGCCCGCCGAGGGGCGCGGCGGCAGCGGGCGCGCCGACGCGCGCGGCTCGGCGGCGGGCCGGTCGGGCGACCGGCGGAAGGCGCCGGGCAGGAGACAACCGTGA
- a CDS encoding HIT family protein yields the protein MADTIFGKILRGEIPCHKLYEDERVLAFLDVGPLSAGHALVIPKEPAATIDQLSDESAAAIGRVLPRLARAIMRVTGTTAYNVLQNNGSAAHQVVMHVHFHIIPKPSPDTGLGIAWPAGTLDHATGAALAQRIVAALA from the coding sequence ATGGCGGACACCATCTTCGGCAAGATCCTGCGCGGCGAGATTCCCTGCCACAAACTGTACGAGGACGAGCGGGTGCTGGCGTTTCTCGACGTCGGTCCGCTCAGCGCCGGCCACGCGCTGGTGATCCCCAAGGAGCCTGCCGCCACCATCGACCAGCTCTCAGACGAATCGGCGGCGGCGATCGGCCGCGTCCTGCCCCGCCTGGCGCGGGCGATCATGCGCGTCACCGGGACCACCGCCTACAACGTGCTGCAGAACAATGGCAGCGCCGCGCACCAGGTGGTGATGCACGTCCATTTCCACATCATCCCCAAGCCATCGCCCGACACCGGTCTCGGCATCGCCTGGCCGGCTGGCACGCTCGACCACGCGACCGGCGCCGCCCTGGCGCAACGGATCGTCGCCGCCCTCGCCTGA